In Buchananella sp. 14KM1171, the genomic stretch GCCACGCGCGGCTCCACCCCGAACAGGGCGGCAGTCTGCGCCGAGGAGATGGCGATGTCGGCCAGCTGCTCCGGGGTGGGCTCTGGGTTGACGGCGCAGTCACCGTAAACCAGCACGCGGTCCTCCATGAGCATCAGGAACACGGAGGACACGATGGAGGTGCCCGGTCGGGTCTTGATGATCTGGAAGGACGGAACGATGGTGTGAGCGGTGGTGTGGGCCGCACCGCTCACCATGCCGTCGGCATCGCCCATGTGCACCATCATGGTGCCGAAGTAGCTGACGTCCTGCACCTTCTCCCGGGCCTGCTCCAGGGTGACCCCCTTCTTGGCGCGCAGGCGGGCAAACTCCTCGGCGTAGCGCCCCAGGTAGGCCTCGTCCTGCGGGGAGACCACGGTGGCGGAGCTGATGTCTAGGCCCAGTTCGGCGGCGCGGGCGCGCACGGTGGCTTCGTCTCCCAGCAGGATCAGGTCGGCAACCTTGCGGGCCAGTAGGGCGGAGGCGGCGCGCAAAACGCGGTCGTCGTCCGGTTCCGGCAGCACGATGCGCTTACGGTCGGCGCGGGCCTGGTCCACTAGGCGGGCCTGGAACATGAGCGGGGTGATGACCTCGCGGTGAGGAATGTCCAGGGCGGCAACGATCTTGTCCAGGGAGATGTTTTCTTCCACCGTAGCCACCGCAAGGTCGATCTTGCGCTGCGAGCCGCGAGAGATCGGGCCGTGCAGGCGCATGAGCTTGTCTGCGGTCTGGTAGGTGTCCCGGGCGGTGGCGATCACGGGCAGATTGGAACCAAAGCCACGAATCAGCTTGGACATCTGCTCCTCCGGCAGCATGCCGCCGTTGAGAACCAGGCCGGCCAGGGAGGGGAAGTTGTCTGCCTGGTGGGCCATGAACAGCGCCGGCACTAGGGAGGAGCGGTCGCCAGCCAACACCGCTACCTGACCGTCCTGGAGGTGGCGCAGCACGTTCTCGGTGGTCATGCCACAGATCAGCACGGAGGTGGCCTCGCGGGAAAGCAGCTCCTCGTCGCCGTAGATCAGCTCTCCGTCCAGGGCGGTCAGGACGTCGTGCATCGTGGGGGCGCTCAGCAGCGGCAGGTCTGGCAGGGTGACCACGAAGGTCCCCAGTCCGGCCAGGGCGGCGCGAACGTCGTCCGCCTGTCCCTCGGCGGTGCGGTTGACGATGATGGCGGCGGTGAAGGCGTGCTCCTGGGCGATCTCGGCGATGGAGAGTTCGGCGGAGGCGGCCACCTGCTCGGCGGTGCGCTCGTGGGCAGTGAGGACCAGCACCACGGGGGCGCCCAGGTTGGCTGCGACGCGCGCGTTGAAGGAGTGCTCGTCGCCGCCGGGGACGTCGGTGTAGTCGGAGCCGTCCACGACCACGACGTCGCACTGGCGCTCCAGGTCGCGGAAGCGGTCGATGATGCGGGCCAGCGCGCCCTCGGGGTCGGCGCGTAGCTCGTCGTAGGTGACGCCGACGCACTGGTCGTATTCGAGGGTGCCGCCGGTCTGGCGGATGAGCAGGTCGGTGGTTTCGTCGGCCTCGATGGACTTCACGACGGGCCGGAAGATGCCCACCTTGGCGACCTCGCGGGCCAGGAGTGTCACCAGTCCTAGCGCCACGGTCGACTTGCCGGTGCTGCCCTCTGGTGAGGTGATGTAGATACTCCTGGCCACTACTAAGTCCTTTCTTCGCCTACCGGGCGTCTTTGCCTACCGGGCGATTGTCCCACCCGCGCCCGGCGTTTGGGACCCTGGCTCCGCTCCGGGCGCACTTCGGTGGCGCGATTCACGGACAGCAAACCCGCTCCCACCGCTTCTTTGCTTTCTGCTGAGGTTTTTGTGACCGCCCCTTGGTCGCCGCCTGGTTGGACGACGTTCCGCCCACCGCCCCCACCGACGTTGGACGACGTTCCGCCCGCCGCCGCGCGGGCGCGCCCACCCCGCCCGCGCGGCCCTGACCGGGCGCAAGGCAGGGCCCCTACCGGAGCGCGTTGGGGACGCGCGGGCGGGGGCCCTGTTCCGTTAAGGGCGGGGCTCAGTAGTCGCCGGTCATGGAGCGCACGTCCAGGGCGGCGTCCAGCTGCTCCAGGGTGACCTCGCCGCGCTCCACGAAGCCCAGGTCGATCACGGCCTCGCGCACCGTCAGGTCCGCCTTGACGGAATGCTTGGCGATCTTGGCGGCGGCCTCGTAACCGATCAGGCGGTTGAGCGGGGTGACGATGGACGGGGAGGACTGCGCCAGGCGCAGGCAGCGCTCCTCGTTGGCGGTGATGCCGTCCACGCAGCGCTCGGCGAGCACGCGAGAGACATTGCCCAGGATCGTGGCGGACTGCAGCAGGTTCTGGGCCATGACGGGCAGCATGACCAGCAGGTCAAAGTTGCCCTGCGCGCCAGCGAAAGCGATCGCGGCGTCGTTGCCGATCACCTGGGCGGCGAC encodes the following:
- the pta gene encoding phosphate acetyltransferase; its protein translation is MARSIYITSPEGSTGKSTVALGLVTLLAREVAKVGIFRPVVKSIEADETTDLLIRQTGGTLEYDQCVGVTYDELRADPEGALARIIDRFRDLERQCDVVVVDGSDYTDVPGGDEHSFNARVAANLGAPVVLVLTAHERTAEQVAASAELSIAEIAQEHAFTAAIIVNRTAEGQADDVRAALAGLGTFVVTLPDLPLLSAPTMHDVLTALDGELIYGDEELLSREATSVLICGMTTENVLRHLQDGQVAVLAGDRSSLVPALFMAHQADNFPSLAGLVLNGGMLPEEQMSKLIRGFGSNLPVIATARDTYQTADKLMRLHGPISRGSQRKIDLAVATVEENISLDKIVAALDIPHREVITPLMFQARLVDQARADRKRIVLPEPDDDRVLRAASALLARKVADLILLGDEATVRARAAELGLDISSATVVSPQDEAYLGRYAEEFARLRAKKGVTLEQAREKVQDVSYFGTMMVHMGDADGMVSGAAHTTAHTIVPSFQIIKTRPGTSIVSSVFLMLMEDRVLVYGDCAVNPEPTPEQLADIAISSAQTAALFGVEPRVAMLSYSTGTSGSGADVDKVREATRIVRERAPELSVEGPIQYDAAVDSAVAKVKLPDSEVAGRATVFIFPDLNTGNIGYKAVQRSSGAVAVGPVLQGLNKPVNDLSRGALVEDIINTVVITAVQAQRN